The Chloroflexi bacterium ADurb.Bin180 region ACCGCCTGCTGGTTTCGCAAATGCCTACGGCACGACGACTTCGAGCGCGCGTTTCTCGGGGGTTGCTGATCCTTCTGACACCACCCAGTAGTAACCACCCTTCGCCGAGCTGGTCACGCCGAAGGGCCTGTTTTCCCGGTCCACTGCCACGATGTTCACGGCGCCGCCGTGCGTGGCCAGCAGGGGCGCGAGGTCATGGATGGCGCTGCGGCAGGCTGCACGGATGCTCTTGCCCATGCGCATATACAGCACCACACTATGAGCAGTGCTGCAACGGATCACCAGCTCACCGTAGCCAGTGCAGGCCGCCGCACCATACCGATTGTCGACATAATTGCCGGCACCAATGACCGGGGAATCACCCAGTCGGCCCGGGTACTTCCATGGCCATCCGCTCGTGCTGACTCCACAGGCTAGGTTTCCGTTGGCATCACGAGCGATGAAATCGACTGTTCCATGCTGGCTGATGCGCTCCACCGCCTGGCGCACCATCGGCAGGAGCTCGCCACGACGACGCAACCCACGGCGGCCTTGCGCTGACAGTGACTCGGGCAGCCCTTGCTGCCACACTCGTCGCGAGCGAGCGGTGAGAAGCATACAGGGAGAGAAACCAGTCTCCGCAGCGAACCGGGCTGCTCCATCGCCTACCAGGAAGGCGTGAGGGGACAGCTCCATCACGCGACGGGCAATAGAGATGGGGTGC contains the following coding sequences:
- a CDS encoding N(4)-(Beta-N-acetylglucosaminyl)-L-asparaginase precursor; the encoded protein is MVGEVELDASIMDGRTLAAGSVGALAGFEHPISIARRVMELSPHAFLVGDGAARFAAETGFSPCMLLTARSRRVWQQGLPESLSAQGRRGLRRRGELLPMVRQAVERISQHGTVDFIARDANGNLACGVSTSGWPWKYPGRLGDSPVIGAGNYVDNRYGAAACTGYGELVIRCSTAHSVVLYMRMGKSIRAACRSAIHDLAPLLATHGGAVNIVAVDRENRPFGVTSSAKGGYYWVVSEGSATPEKRALEVVVP